One genomic segment of [Pasteurella] aerogenes includes these proteins:
- a CDS encoding 3-deoxy-D-manno-octulosonate 8-phosphate phosphatase codes for MINNEKLQKIKFIITDVDGVLTDGLLHYDANGEVIKSFHVRDGLGIRMLIEQGIQVAVLSGRDSPILRKRIADLGISLFFLGKLEKESACFELMRQAGVNAEETAYIGDDSVDLPAFAVCGLSFAVADAPPYVKDCADHCLSLPGGKGAFREMSDMILNAQGKTDVYATAQGFLKTVKNMAQ; via the coding sequence ATGATTAATAACGAAAAATTACAAAAAATTAAATTCATCATTACTGATGTTGATGGCGTATTAACTGACGGATTATTGCATTATGACGCCAATGGTGAAGTCATTAAAAGTTTTCATGTTCGTGACGGATTAGGTATTCGTATGTTGATCGAACAAGGCATTCAAGTCGCGGTATTATCCGGACGCGACTCCCCTATTTTGCGCAAACGCATCGCAGATCTCGGTATTTCGCTATTTTTCTTAGGAAAATTGGAAAAAGAAAGCGCCTGCTTTGAATTAATGCGTCAAGCTGGTGTCAATGCCGAAGAAACCGCCTATATCGGCGATGACAGTGTCGATCTTCCCGCATTTGCGGTATGTGGCTTGTCTTTTGCCGTTGCTGATGCACCGCCTTATGTCAAAGATTGTGCCGATCATTGTCTTTCTTTACCTGGCGGAAAAGGTGCCTTCCGAGAAATGTCCGATATGATTTTAAACGCCCAAGGTAAAACCGATGTGTACGCCACTGCCCAAGGCTTTTTAAAAACCGTGAAAAATATGGCACAGTAA
- the fecC gene encoding Fe(3+) dicitrate transport system permease protein FecC, giving the protein MVISYRTFLLILSVIFISLFFGIMHAQFPQAFSLNEWRTEHDNMELLLLQNYSLPRIAIALLCGGILAFASLILQQIMGNPLVSDSTIGISAGAQFSLFLCAIFFPSLLEFGSSFVALSGAALSLLLVLSLSWSKNVTPLLLVLAGLVVNLYLGSFSAIMLLFYPEESRGLMQWGAGSLMQESWRDTQWLLLQAIPAFILTFPFISAFNLLSLNEQNAQSLGVPVKRLRIIGIILAAYLISIVINAVGILGFIGLLTTTIIRQFSHQNFKTQLVFSFITGALLLAITDLILQWVNLTQQINLPTGAMTSLLGTPLLLWLMFRTLPSQGHLPAQTTFNIQPLHKGIFIFVSGGLLFSLWFALTVSQLGNQWHWTSFSTQNIPLFELRYPRILTAMSVGILLAVSGVLLQRLTQNPMASPELLGVSSGTGMGVLIAIYLFSARQVQYIGLAGVLGALCTLLLLIFINQRNGMMPEKVLLTGLSLSFLFTGLQSLMIATGDPKSMLLVSWTSGSTQQIQGNFAFPFFLITLGLFAISLSFSSWLSLFSLQTPMAQAVGLNVVKVRWILILFCALITALATLIIGPLSFIGLLVPHLSRFLGANRVHHHLSLAALLGAWIMALADWIGRQLLYPYEIPAGLVVTLIGGAYFLLTMRKI; this is encoded by the coding sequence ATGGTAATTTCGTACCGCACTTTTCTACTCATATTGTCAGTAATCTTTATCTCACTGTTTTTTGGCATTATGCACGCGCAATTTCCACAAGCATTTTCCTTAAATGAATGGCGCACAGAGCATGATAATATGGAATTATTACTCCTACAAAACTATAGCTTACCTCGTATTGCTATCGCCTTGCTATGTGGTGGTATCCTCGCCTTTGCCAGCCTGATTTTACAACAAATTATGGGTAATCCATTGGTTTCCGATAGTACCATCGGGATCAGTGCTGGTGCACAATTTAGCTTATTTTTATGTGCCATTTTCTTTCCTTCGCTACTGGAATTCGGTTCTAGTTTTGTCGCACTTAGCGGAGCTGCATTGAGTTTATTATTGGTATTAAGTTTGTCTTGGAGCAAAAATGTAACGCCACTTTTGTTAGTATTAGCTGGTTTAGTAGTAAATTTATATCTTGGCTCATTTAGTGCCATTATGCTGTTATTTTATCCGGAGGAGTCTCGTGGACTGATGCAATGGGGAGCTGGATCATTAATGCAAGAAAGTTGGCGCGATACCCAATGGTTACTATTACAAGCTATTCCAGCATTTATTCTCACATTTCCATTTATTAGCGCCTTTAATTTACTTTCTCTTAACGAGCAAAATGCGCAAAGTTTAGGCGTTCCGGTAAAACGCTTGCGTATTATTGGCATTATACTTGCCGCTTATTTAATTTCGATTGTGATCAATGCGGTGGGAATATTGGGATTTATCGGGCTTCTTACTACAACCATCATACGCCAATTTTCGCACCAAAACTTTAAAACACAGCTAGTCTTTTCTTTTATAACCGGAGCATTATTGCTGGCAATCACCGATCTTATCCTGCAATGGGTAAATCTTACTCAACAAATAAATTTACCTACTGGAGCAATGACTTCTCTACTTGGAACACCATTATTGCTATGGTTAATGTTCCGTACCTTGCCATCACAAGGACACTTACCCGCACAAACCACATTCAATATCCAACCGTTACACAAAGGAATTTTTATTTTTGTGAGTGGCGGATTATTATTTAGCTTATGGTTCGCTTTAACTGTTAGTCAATTAGGTAATCAATGGCATTGGACGAGTTTTTCCACACAGAATATTCCATTATTTGAATTACGTTATCCACGAATTTTAACTGCCATGTCAGTCGGTATTTTGCTGGCAGTTTCTGGTGTGTTATTACAACGTTTAACTCAAAATCCAATGGCAAGTCCCGAATTACTCGGAGTTTCCTCCGGTACAGGTATGGGCGTTTTAATCGCAATTTATCTTTTTTCTGCGCGACAAGTGCAATATATTGGTTTAGCTGGCGTTCTCGGTGCGTTATGCACTCTATTACTACTCATATTTATCAATCAACGTAATGGCATGATGCCAGAAAAAGTGCTACTAACAGGATTAAGTTTATCATTCCTATTCACCGGGTTACAAAGTTTAATGATTGCCACAGGCGATCCTAAATCCATGCTTTTAGTGAGTTGGACTTCTGGCTCAACCCAACAAATTCAAGGTAATTTTGCATTTCCGTTTTTCTTAATTACGCTGGGATTATTCGCCATCAGCTTGAGTTTTTCTTCTTGGTTATCACTTTTTAGCTTGCAAACGCCAATGGCACAAGCCGTTGGCTTAAATGTCGTTAAAGTGCGGTGGATTTTAATCTTGTTTTGTGCCTTGATCACCGCTTTGGCAACCCTGATTATCGGACCGCTTAGTTTTATCGGTTTATTGGTTCCTCATCTTAGCCGTTTTCTAGGTGCTAACCGCGTTCATCACCATCTTAGCCTTGCCGCCTTACTCGGTGCATGGATTATGGCGTTAGCGGATTGGATTGGACGTCAATTACTCTATCCTTATGAAATTCCTGCCGGCTTAGTGGTGACATTAATCGGTGGTGCTTATTTTTTACTTACCATGCGGAAAATCTAA
- a CDS encoding Glycosyl transferases group 1, with amino-acid sequence MKNKILIFFPREVNINAGGPAGFLAHNLEDKSRDFFDFSRDLAPRKNVIQTILYRISRFFNSLYKKQEFHKEYFKARDEFIKVKANEYKYLYFHEDIDYYRVKDLISDDQVVIFQPHCPEIHSEEYRAYAPNNVQMYQYIQKAEKAVFERADVVILPNPECKPIYRTLYTKRNAFYYILSGAKSTNTSVESVALPSDKINLMYIGRRNKVKGFDLVIDSFRKAREHRKDIHLFVIGKGEKIQEEGISDIGFSDNPISWYNSVDYLINANRQSYFDLSIIEAVSTGVPIIMSDNLGHQYYKNKSELITTYDSNQEMALFHILMGKLQKRDPSRQDNVLLYQQELTDLHYYERFKQFFNDLPSLIKN; translated from the coding sequence GTGAAAAACAAAATATTAATATTCTTTCCTAGAGAAGTAAATATTAATGCAGGTGGTCCAGCTGGTTTTTTAGCACATAATTTAGAGGATAAATCTAGGGATTTTTTTGATTTCTCTCGTGATTTGGCTCCAAGAAAAAATGTGATTCAAACTATACTATATAGAATATCTCGTTTCTTTAATTCTTTATATAAGAAGCAAGAATTTCATAAAGAATATTTTAAGGCAAGAGATGAATTTATAAAAGTGAAAGCAAACGAATATAAATATCTCTATTTTCATGAAGATATTGATTATTATCGAGTAAAGGATCTAATTTCTGACGATCAAGTCGTTATTTTTCAACCTCACTGTCCTGAGATACATTCGGAAGAATATCGAGCGTATGCGCCGAATAATGTGCAAATGTACCAATATATTCAAAAAGCAGAAAAAGCTGTTTTTGAGCGAGCTGATGTTGTCATTTTACCTAATCCTGAATGTAAGCCAATTTATCGAACATTATATACTAAAAGAAATGCTTTTTATTATATTTTAAGCGGTGCAAAATCTACTAATACATCCGTTGAAAGCGTTGCATTGCCATCAGATAAAATTAACCTAATGTATATTGGTCGCAGAAATAAAGTCAAAGGATTTGATCTTGTCATAGATAGTTTTAGAAAGGCTAGAGAACACAGAAAAGATATACATTTATTTGTGATTGGAAAAGGCGAAAAAATTCAAGAAGAAGGTATCTCGGATATTGGTTTTTCTGATAACCCAATTTCTTGGTATAATTCTGTTGATTATCTTATTAATGCTAATCGGCAAAGTTATTTTGATTTATCTATTATTGAGGCTGTTTCAACAGGTGTCCCTATTATTATGTCAGATAATTTAGGGCATCAATATTACAAAAATAAATCAGAACTTATTACAACCTATGATAGTAATCAAGAAATGGCGTTATTTCATATTTTAATGGGGAAATTGCAAAAAAGAGATCCATCTAGACAAGATAATGTTTTATTATACCAACAAGAACTAACAGATCTTCATTATTATGAACGGTTTAAGCAGTTTTTTAATGATTTGCCAAGTTTGATTAAGAATTAA
- the msbA_2 gene encoding lipid A export ATP-binding/permease protein MsbA: MTLLYPILKNYRWHLLGILLLTLIFSLMGIGVLAFINNQLLQTTEYTAYLLWIFIALLAIFLISSIAAQISLTALGHKLVYLLRKQLIKQILDSQTEHLHRLGKAKLLASLSNDIHNIAMAFVRLPELLQGTLLVICAGGYLYYLSEKLFFITALWLFVTVWVGNFAVKKVYAYLKVIREAQDSLYQDYQSAIEGHRELSLNRQRAQFYYEQELEKNAQAQYQGSIRADSYHVFAGNWTNVMVLGAVGMVFYLALSKNWTDLQTATTIAVTILFLRTPLITAIGAFPMLLTAKVALDKLAHLSLVPYQDGFAIDQPLPKDWKQIRFENVTYQYRETNQSAVNFSLKPINLCLNRGELTFLIGKNGSGKSTFSMLLAGLFRPTTGHIWVDDIEITANNQRAYQAQISAVFSDFYLFTQLLNNAGFADIKDVCQWLNQLQLEKKVQVENYRLSTTNLSQGQRKRLALLINLLEQRPLLILDEWAADQDPTFRRTFYQVLLPLLKQQGHTIFAISHDDHYFSLADRLLLIQQGELRELCGEEREMASRDAVEKLKSV, encoded by the coding sequence ATGACACTTTTATATCCTATTTTAAAAAACTACCGCTGGCATTTACTCGGCATTCTCCTACTGACATTAATATTCAGTTTAATGGGGATTGGCGTTTTAGCCTTCATTAATAATCAATTATTGCAAACGACCGAATACACTGCCTATTTGCTTTGGATATTTATCGCATTATTGGCTATCTTTTTAATCAGCTCTATTGCAGCCCAAATCAGCTTAACCGCACTAGGGCATAAATTAGTTTATTTATTACGTAAACAGTTAATAAAACAAATTCTGGATAGCCAAACGGAACATTTACACCGTCTAGGCAAAGCGAAACTACTTGCCAGTCTTTCTAATGATATTCACAACATAGCCATGGCGTTTGTACGTTTACCTGAATTGTTGCAAGGCACATTATTAGTGATATGTGCCGGTGGGTATCTTTATTATTTATCGGAAAAACTCTTTTTTATCACCGCACTTTGGTTATTCGTGACTGTTTGGGTGGGCAATTTCGCGGTCAAAAAAGTATATGCTTATCTTAAAGTCATTCGCGAAGCGCAAGATAGCTTATATCAAGATTATCAATCAGCCATTGAAGGACACCGCGAACTTAGTTTAAACCGCCAACGTGCCCAATTTTATTATGAACAAGAATTAGAAAAAAATGCACAAGCACAATATCAAGGATCCATTCGCGCTGACAGTTATCATGTATTTGCCGGTAACTGGACAAATGTAATGGTTTTAGGTGCCGTCGGTATGGTATTTTATTTAGCACTAAGTAAAAATTGGACAGATTTACAAACTGCCACCACGATTGCAGTTACCATTTTATTTTTACGCACACCATTAATTACCGCCATTGGTGCCTTTCCAATGCTCTTGACAGCAAAAGTTGCCTTAGATAAATTGGCACATCTTTCCTTAGTTCCATATCAAGATGGATTTGCTATCGACCAACCGTTACCAAAAGACTGGAAACAAATTCGCTTTGAAAACGTTACTTATCAATATCGTGAAACTAACCAAAGTGCGGTCAATTTTTCTTTAAAACCAATTAATCTTTGCCTAAATCGTGGTGAATTAACCTTTTTGATCGGCAAAAACGGGAGCGGGAAATCTACTTTTTCCATGTTACTCGCAGGATTATTTCGACCAACCACAGGGCATATTTGGGTTGACGACATTGAAATCACTGCCAACAATCAGCGTGCTTATCAAGCACAAATTTCAGCAGTATTTAGTGATTTTTATTTATTTACTCAATTACTCAATAACGCTGGTTTTGCCGATATAAAAGACGTCTGTCAATGGCTCAATCAGTTGCAATTGGAGAAAAAAGTGCAAGTGGAAAACTATCGACTATCCACTACTAATTTATCTCAAGGACAACGCAAACGCTTAGCCTTATTGATAAATTTACTCGAACAGCGTCCGCTGTTAATTTTAGACGAATGGGCAGCAGATCAAGATCCTACGTTTCGTCGCACTTTTTATCAAGTTTTATTGCCTTTGCTCAAACAACAAGGGCATACCATTTTTGCCATAAGTCATGATGATCATTATTTTTCACTTGCCGACCGTTTACTCTTAATTCAACAAGGTGAACTACGGGAATTATGCGGTGAGGAACGGGAAATGGCTAGTCGTGATGCGGTAGAAAAACTTAAATCCGTGTAA
- the kpsF gene encoding KpsF, producing MEYLKIARDTLAIEQQALAKLAHNLDDTFQGVVEAILNCSGRLVVGGIGKSGLIGKKMVATFASTGTPSFFLHPTEAFHGDLGMLKPIDIVMLISYSGETDDVNKLIPSLKNFGNKIIAVTGNKNSTLARHADHILDISVEREACPNNLAPTTSALVTLALGDAIAVALINARDFQPADFAKFHPGGSLGRRLLCRVKDEMQTRLPIAQLKTSFTDCLSIMNEGRMGVALVMENQQLKGIITDGDIRRALTANGAETLNKTAQNLMTSNPKTINYNCYLAEAETLMKEKKIHSLVAVDDENNVVGLIEFSS from the coding sequence ATGGAATATCTAAAAATTGCACGCGATACCCTCGCGATTGAGCAACAAGCCTTAGCAAAATTAGCACATAATCTCGATGACACCTTTCAGGGCGTGGTTGAAGCGATCTTAAATTGCAGCGGACGCTTAGTAGTAGGCGGCATTGGAAAGTCGGGATTAATTGGTAAAAAAATGGTGGCAACCTTTGCCTCAACCGGTACACCAAGTTTCTTTTTACATCCAACGGAAGCCTTTCACGGTGATTTAGGGATGCTAAAACCGATTGATATTGTGATGTTAATTTCCTATAGCGGAGAAACAGATGATGTCAATAAACTCATTCCTAGCCTCAAAAATTTTGGCAACAAAATCATTGCAGTCACCGGGAATAAAAACTCGACATTAGCACGACACGCCGATCATATCCTCGATATTAGCGTAGAACGGGAAGCCTGCCCTAATAATTTAGCACCTACAACTTCTGCGCTGGTGACTTTAGCCTTAGGCGATGCCATTGCAGTTGCATTAATCAACGCGCGTGATTTCCAACCGGCGGACTTTGCTAAATTCCATCCGGGTGGCAGCCTTGGTCGTCGTTTGCTTTGTCGTGTTAAAGATGAAATGCAAACTCGTTTGCCTATTGCACAATTGAAAACCTCCTTTACCGATTGTTTATCCATCATGAACGAAGGACGTATGGGCGTTGCTTTAGTCATGGAAAATCAACAACTTAAAGGAATTATCACCGATGGCGATATTCGCCGAGCCTTAACTGCCAATGGCGCGGAAACCTTAAATAAAACCGCCCAAAACTTAATGACTTCAAATCCCAAAACCATCAATTACAACTGCTATCTCGCTGAAGCCGAAACGCTAATGAAAGAGAAAAAAATTCATTCCTTGGTCGCGGTAGATGATGAAAATAATGTAGTAGGTTTAATCGAATTCTCGAGCTAA
- the tdh gene encoding L-threonine 3-dehydrogenase: protein MKAVYLEKLGSPDNIIVGNLPIPQLTPNSVLIKVSAVAANYVDAFIRAGIYQTPLPSPYILGRDAIGQIVQTGEKVTKFQVGNWVWTNSMGYDGRQGVCAEYAVVPEERLFLAPTLEIDPLALVGAVHSSATAAIVLSDIMQLKAKQSILIEGAAGHVGTKLVQLAHLLGAHVVTTSQNKDFDKLRQLGANACFDYHDPQLFQQLKAYLPQGFHHIIDTSGQVTLQQNSELLALKGTLTLITRPKDSAFDAAQFYMKSQQIKGFVISQATLPQLQRAGKWLTQAFNQGLLLEENLALYKFEQAQTVHQLLDTHAEARKMVLLP from the coding sequence ATGAAAGCGGTTTATCTCGAAAAATTGGGATCTCCCGATAATATTATTGTCGGCAATTTGCCCATTCCTCAACTCACTCCCAATTCCGTATTAATCAAAGTATCGGCGGTCGCAGCAAATTATGTAGATGCATTTATTCGTGCCGGTATTTACCAAACACCACTGCCCTCACCCTATATTCTTGGGCGTGATGCCATTGGTCAAATTGTACAAACGGGCGAAAAGGTAACCAAATTTCAGGTAGGAAATTGGGTGTGGACGAATAGCATGGGATATGACGGACGACAAGGCGTTTGCGCTGAATATGCGGTCGTTCCGGAAGAACGCCTTTTTCTTGCTCCAACCTTAGAAATCGATCCGCTGGCGTTAGTTGGTGCGGTACATTCATCTGCCACAGCGGCGATTGTATTAAGTGATATTATGCAACTGAAAGCGAAACAATCTATTTTAATTGAGGGTGCCGCCGGTCATGTGGGAACCAAACTGGTGCAATTAGCGCATCTGCTCGGCGCCCACGTAGTGACAACGTCACAAAATAAAGATTTTGACAAATTACGTCAATTGGGAGCAAATGCCTGTTTTGATTACCATGATCCGCAACTTTTCCAACAATTGAAAGCCTATCTTCCGCAAGGGTTTCATCATATCATCGACACGTCAGGACAAGTTACTTTGCAACAAAATAGTGAATTATTAGCCCTAAAAGGAACGCTGACGTTAATTACTCGCCCAAAAGACAGCGCCTTTGATGCTGCACAATTTTATATGAAATCGCAACAAATTAAAGGTTTTGTCATCAGCCAAGCCACCTTGCCACAATTACAACGCGCCGGAAAATGGCTAACTCAAGCGTTCAATCAAGGATTATTATTGGAAGAAAATCTCGCCCTATATAAATTTGAACAAGCGCAAACCGTACATCAATTGTTGGATACCCACGCAGAAGCACGCAAAATGGTATTATTGCCTTAA
- the fhuA gene encoding TonB-dependent receptor, beta-barrel domain protein, with amino-acid sequence MKKSFIYTGVASAVLFALNTAYAEQTEQHEELESIEVVGSVAKAGKVEYMTPRSVAVLDSEKLKQWNQTQLDSALRYEVGTSAQLYGADLDTNDWLKVRGMDTRLTIDGTAVYNSGYSHWTPNMYGIEAVEVVKGADALTYGSAQSGGLINLVTKRPTSDPKGELSLNVGNRSERGVSADINDKINDDVHFRLVANYNKKHGELNGTWIENYYFAPSLTWDISDKTALTLLASVQKDVGVPTTGFFPMQGTLYTDLGKISRRTNLADPTSDYLDRKQYSLGYEFVHKFEDSLTFTQNYKFNMQDVEQLSAFYNSITTFPQASQGAVFNDVITRAHSIDNRLTKTWKGERYDNSLTVGLDYQHLRATGAYNSYYVPGGWMTPSAIINVFNPTYYGISVPNHERPAYEVTQRQLGLYLQDQFRFDNWHLNFGIRNDRAKGEEGDDSYKINHTSYSSGIMYQADNGLAPYFSYSESFIPETAQYKPTEGRQYEVGIKYLPSFIDGTFSVAYYDLKQDNAFTPTQGGLAWQIEHLRSKGVEVAADFNVTDTTHLSLAYSYNDANEYRANGDKFRPPIIPTHTASAQITQQLGDGIIIGAAVRYIGTSENGSTDKIKSPAKTLADLMFKYRFAPNWELQANVSNLTDEEYVTGCFSSVCYYGEGRQISANLTYKW; translated from the coding sequence ATGAAAAAATCATTTATCTATACTGGTGTTGCCAGCGCAGTGTTATTTGCACTGAATACAGCTTACGCTGAACAAACCGAACAACATGAAGAATTGGAATCCATTGAAGTTGTCGGTTCCGTTGCCAAAGCAGGTAAAGTGGAATATATGACACCACGTTCCGTCGCTGTATTAGATAGCGAAAAATTAAAACAATGGAATCAAACGCAGCTAGATTCCGCCTTACGTTATGAAGTCGGTACCTCCGCTCAACTTTACGGTGCTGATTTAGATACCAACGACTGGCTAAAAGTACGTGGTATGGATACTCGATTAACTATTGACGGCACAGCGGTTTATAACAGCGGATATAGCCACTGGACACCTAATATGTACGGAATTGAAGCTGTTGAAGTAGTGAAAGGTGCCGATGCATTAACTTATGGTTCTGCACAAAGTGGCGGTTTAATTAATTTAGTCACCAAACGTCCAACATCCGATCCAAAAGGTGAATTAAGCCTAAATGTGGGTAATCGTAGCGAACGAGGAGTAAGTGCCGATATTAACGATAAAATTAACGATGACGTACATTTCCGTTTAGTCGCCAACTATAATAAAAAACACGGAGAATTAAATGGAACTTGGATTGAAAATTATTATTTTGCACCAAGTTTGACCTGGGATATTTCTGATAAAACTGCCTTAACTTTATTAGCCAGCGTGCAAAAAGACGTTGGCGTACCAACCACCGGCTTTTTCCCAATGCAAGGTACGCTCTATACTGACCTGGGGAAAATTAGTCGTCGAACCAATTTAGCCGATCCTACCAGCGATTATTTGGATCGCAAACAATATTCTCTCGGCTATGAATTTGTACATAAATTTGAAGATAGTTTAACTTTTACTCAAAACTATAAATTTAATATGCAGGATGTGGAACAACTTTCTGCATTTTATAACAGTATCACCACTTTCCCACAGGCTTCACAAGGTGCGGTATTTAACGACGTCATTACTCGCGCACACTCTATTGATAATCGTTTAACCAAAACATGGAAAGGTGAGCGTTATGATAACAGCCTCACTGTCGGTTTAGATTATCAGCACCTACGCGCTACAGGTGCTTATAATAGTTATTATGTTCCTGGTGGTTGGATGACACCAAGTGCCATCATTAATGTATTTAACCCGACTTATTATGGAATTAGTGTGCCAAATCACGAACGTCCGGCTTATGAAGTGACACAACGCCAGTTAGGATTATATTTACAAGATCAATTCCGCTTTGATAATTGGCATTTGAATTTCGGTATTCGTAATGATCGTGCCAAAGGAGAAGAGGGCGACGATAGCTATAAAATTAATCACACCTCTTATTCCAGTGGAATTATGTATCAGGCCGATAACGGTTTAGCACCTTATTTCAGCTATTCCGAGTCATTTATTCCGGAAACCGCACAATATAAACCGACAGAAGGGCGCCAATATGAAGTTGGGATTAAATATTTACCGAGTTTTATCGACGGAACCTTCTCTGTTGCTTATTATGATCTGAAGCAAGACAATGCATTTACTCCAACACAGGGGGGATTAGCTTGGCAAATTGAACATCTACGTAGTAAAGGGGTTGAAGTAGCTGCAGATTTTAATGTAACCGATACCACTCACCTTTCCCTTGCTTATAGTTATAATGATGCAAATGAATACCGAGCTAATGGAGATAAATTCCGTCCACCGATCATCCCAACGCATACGGCTTCTGCCCAAATTACCCAGCAATTAGGCGATGGTATTATTATCGGTGCTGCAGTACGCTATATTGGCACTTCCGAGAATGGAAGTACGGATAAAATCAAATCTCCAGCAAAAACGTTGGCTGATTTAATGTTCAAATATCGCTTTGCGCCAAATTGGGAACTACAAGCCAACGTAAGCAATTTAACCGATGAAGAATATGTTACCGGTTGTTTCTCCAGTGTTTGTTATTATGGTGAAGGACGCCAAATCTCAGCTAATTTGACCTATAAGTGGTAA
- a CDS encoding Glycosyltransferase family 6 has product MAKVAILYIATGRYIVFWEHFYRSAEKFLLPKSDKNYFVFTDSPHILGEEHSNVTRIEQKKLGWPYDTLMRFDIFLSIRETLEKFDYIYFFNGNSELLSEVNETEFLPCEDNYNLVFTHQPHMFHLPKRRFTYDRNPESCAYIPQGDGKYYFTGALNGGKAKYYLEMCEKLSQNTHTDLEKNIIARWHDESHLNRYAIGRTDIKILPPYFTRSETEKWKTSAKIMFSDKTHYRFGGHAYLRGESENKITPTEWEEKYKNKKRRFSFRIKQYIKSWFL; this is encoded by the coding sequence ATGGCTAAGGTCGCTATATTATATATTGCTACTGGGCGTTATATTGTTTTTTGGGAACATTTTTATCGTTCAGCAGAGAAGTTTTTATTACCAAAATCTGATAAAAATTATTTCGTTTTTACAGATTCGCCTCATATTTTAGGCGAAGAACATTCTAATGTAACACGTATTGAACAAAAGAAATTAGGATGGCCATACGATACATTAATGCGGTTTGATATTTTTCTTAGTATCAGAGAAACATTAGAAAAATTTGATTATATTTATTTTTTTAATGGTAACTCAGAACTTCTTTCAGAAGTAAATGAAACCGAGTTTTTACCGTGTGAAGATAATTATAATTTAGTTTTCACACATCAACCACATATGTTTCATTTGCCTAAGCGCAGATTTACTTATGATAGAAATCCAGAAAGTTGTGCTTATATTCCACAAGGTGACGGAAAATATTATTTTACAGGTGCATTGAATGGTGGTAAAGCTAAGTATTATTTGGAAATGTGTGAAAAACTATCTCAAAATACACATACTGATTTAGAAAAAAACATTATTGCTCGTTGGCATGATGAAAGTCATTTAAATCGATATGCAATAGGAAGAACGGATATTAAAATACTTCCTCCGTATTTTACTCGTTCAGAAACTGAAAAATGGAAAACTTCTGCGAAAATTATGTTTTCTGATAAAACACATTATCGATTTGGTGGTCATGCTTATTTACGTGGAGAAAGTGAAAATAAGATTACACCAACAGAATGGGAAGAGAAATACAAAAATAAAAAACGACGATTTTCTTTCCGTATTAAGCAGTATATTAAATCTTGGTTTCTTTAA